The Bacteroidales bacterium genome includes a region encoding these proteins:
- a CDS encoding cytochrome b N-terminal domain-containing protein, with product MNVEKLNIDQLDARPPKSAKGRNFLLHLHPYQMPEANLRFTHTCGLGGMATTLILLQLFTGILLRFHYEASPQAAYDSIQRIQEGLLFGKFVRNIHHWSGMFLIVITFLHLVRVFLSGAFTAPRHWNWVIGVALLLSVVFINFTGYLLPWDQLSYWAITISTNMLDYVPWAGQWIKELIRGGAEVGAATLLNFYTFHTGVFPALLVVLMLIHFWKVRKAGGVILPRNISSSEVVRVETNPHLIKREAVVALALLAFVFLFSTLIDAPLQEKANPAFSPNPAKAPWYFQGIQELILHFHPFFAVVIIPSILLAGLVAIPFLKYSGSEGKVDFTRESYNRIILWSAITAIVITPALIVLDEYVLHLEGLFTSVPPIISVGLAPFLFLVGMTWLFMFFIKKKFSNKKIDLVLALFVLFTVAYLMLMFFGTFLRGAGMHLAF from the coding sequence ATGAATGTTGAAAAACTAAATATTGATCAGCTCGATGCGCGTCCACCGAAGTCCGCAAAAGGAAGAAACTTCCTTTTGCACCTTCATCCCTATCAAATGCCGGAAGCAAATCTTCGGTTTACACATACGTGCGGTCTGGGCGGTATGGCTACCACGCTGATTTTGTTACAGCTTTTTACCGGAATCCTGCTGCGCTTTCATTATGAGGCAAGCCCGCAAGCTGCCTACGATTCAATCCAGCGCATTCAGGAAGGGCTTCTGTTTGGAAAGTTTGTAAGGAACATCCACCACTGGAGCGGAATGTTTTTAATCGTCATCACCTTCCTGCATTTGGTCAGGGTTTTTCTGTCGGGTGCCTTCACCGCGCCACGCCACTGGAACTGGGTAATTGGTGTCGCTTTGCTTTTGAGCGTTGTGTTTATCAACTTTACAGGATATTTGTTGCCCTGGGATCAGCTCTCCTATTGGGCCATCACGATAAGCACAAATATGTTGGATTATGTGCCCTGGGCAGGTCAGTGGATTAAGGAACTTATCAGAGGTGGCGCTGAAGTAGGAGCCGCAACACTGCTCAATTTCTACACCTTTCACACAGGAGTTTTTCCGGCGCTTCTTGTTGTTTTAATGCTCATACATTTTTGGAAAGTAAGGAAAGCTGGGGGTGTAATCCTGCCGCGAAATATCTCTTCTTCTGAGGTCGTGCGCGTCGAAACCAACCCGCATCTCATCAAGCGCGAAGCGGTGGTTGCCCTGGCTTTATTGGCATTTGTGTTTTTATTCAGCACACTCATCGACGCCCCTTTGCAGGAAAAGGCCAATCCGGCCTTCAGCCCCAATCCGGCAAAGGCTCCCTGGTATTTTCAGGGCATTCAGGAATTGATCCTGCATTTTCACCCATTCTTTGCCGTAGTCATTATTCCTTCCATACTGTTGGCGGGTCTTGTAGCCATTCCATTTTTGAAATATTCAGGCAGCGAGGGTAAGGTGGATTTTACAAGGGAATCCTACAACAGAATTATCCTTTGGTCGGCAATAACAGCCATTGTGATAACGCCGGCTTTGATCGTGCTGGATGAATACGTTTTGCATCTGGAAGGATTATTTACCAGTGTTCCTCCCATTATCAGCGTGGGTTTGGCACCCTTTTTATTTTTAGTGGGGATGACCTGGTTATTTATGTTTTTTATTAAAAAGAAATTCAGCAATAAGAAAATAGATTTGGTTTTAGCACTCTTTGTTTTGTTTACCGTGGCCTATTTGATGCTGATGTTTTTCGGGACATTTTTAAGGGGAGCGGGGATGCATTTGGCGTTTTGA
- a CDS encoding T9SS type A sorting domain-containing protein — protein MKRTITLALSLFVCLFSFSQNTIFSSGFEGPGFDAGWTTGMTTSINETPYDYPGGMDPLEMWGLSMQPNYVHSGNSAAWIGGTFNLEDKYDWLMSPQFSVPTNATTNVNYWMWYNSSTPSYWTWLYIMVYDVAEDTWEIGELILYEESVVLHYTEEYAFDLTAWEGKEIKVAFVKRGTYQFAMDDISCISVDDGNDLAMIAILAPDNQYGCTLTANEEIKITLENTGTLDVSTFDVQYVINSSILVTETVNEEIKVGETLDYTFIEKADLSVFGDYTIDVEVIVEDDQDPGNNLRTTHVKSTDAEITIELFTDYYQSETSWSIVDENNTIIATNEELQRATLHTSNICVMSTACYTFTIYDAYGDGISDGNPAGYLNVYYNGEWVGGFSQDEANFGYEFKIDSIGDGCGGVNINSPFREIVKAYPNPVSGTLFLENLEEVTSVKIIDMLGREHTLQVDGTENRVSVDFSKFEIGLYLVKIISKDTDYKTFLIRKE, from the coding sequence ATGAAACGAACCATTACATTAGCATTAAGCCTTTTTGTTTGCTTATTTAGTTTTTCACAGAACACAATTTTTTCCTCAGGATTTGAAGGCCCTGGTTTTGATGCCGGCTGGACTACCGGAATGACCACAAGCATTAACGAAACGCCGTATGATTACCCTGGCGGTATGGATCCATTGGAAATGTGGGGTCTGTCGATGCAACCTAACTATGTACATTCAGGGAATTCTGCTGCCTGGATTGGAGGAACATTTAACCTGGAAGACAAATATGACTGGTTGATGTCGCCACAATTTTCGGTGCCCACTAATGCTACTACAAATGTTAATTACTGGATGTGGTATAATTCATCAACTCCCTCCTATTGGACCTGGCTGTACATTATGGTCTATGATGTAGCGGAAGATACGTGGGAAATTGGTGAATTGATATTGTATGAAGAGAGTGTGGTTTTGCATTATACCGAAGAATACGCTTTTGATTTAACCGCCTGGGAAGGGAAAGAGATTAAAGTTGCCTTTGTAAAAAGAGGAACTTATCAGTTTGCTATGGATGATATCAGTTGCATTTCGGTTGACGATGGAAATGATTTGGCAATGATCGCCATTCTTGCCCCAGACAATCAATATGGCTGTACCCTAACTGCAAATGAAGAAATCAAAATAACACTCGAAAACACAGGGACATTGGACGTTAGTACTTTTGATGTGCAATATGTTATAAACAGTTCTATTCTTGTTACCGAAACCGTAAATGAAGAAATCAAAGTTGGAGAAACATTGGATTATACTTTTATTGAAAAAGCCGATTTGTCAGTATTTGGAGACTACACCATTGATGTGGAGGTAATCGTTGAGGATGATCAGGATCCTGGTAATAATTTACGCACTACCCATGTTAAATCCACAGATGCAGAAATAACAATCGAGCTATTCACCGATTACTATCAGTCCGAAACTTCATGGAGTATTGTTGATGAAAACAATACGATAATTGCAACAAATGAAGAGCTTCAGAGAGCTACTTTACACACCAGTAATATTTGTGTTATGTCCACAGCTTGTTACACATTTACAATCTACGACGCCTATGGTGACGGCATCAGCGATGGGAACCCTGCCGGTTATCTCAACGTTTATTACAATGGAGAATGGGTAGGTGGTTTTAGCCAGGACGAAGCAAATTTTGGTTATGAATTTAAAATCGATTCGATAGGCGATGGATGTGGTGGTGTAAATATAAATTCCCCCTTTCGGGAAATAGTTAAGGCTTATCCAAATCCTGTAAGCGGCACTTTGTTCTTAGAAAATTTAGAGGAAGTGACCTCCGTTAAAATAATTGATATGCTGGGCAGAGAGCATACGCTGCAAGTTGATGGCACCGAAAATAGAGTTTCCGTCGATTTTTCAAAGTTTGAAATTGGGCTGTATTTGGTTAAAATTATTTCGAAAGATACCGATTACAAAACCTTCTTAATCCGAAAAGAATAA
- a CDS encoding sigma-70 family RNA polymerase sigma factor has translation MDQKTKSEKIIEGCRQNNRKAQKALYELYCDAMYTTTYRILNHRDDAHDVLQEAFIEVFKHIKSFRGDSTIGAWIKTIVVRKALAKIRQTKLTDRLDENGYNVPVEFPEDLSGEYLEQIILSLPEGYRTVFLLIEVEGYSHRETGELLGISEGGSKSQLSRAKKLLRIKIEKINAV, from the coding sequence GTGGATCAGAAAACGAAGTCAGAAAAGATAATAGAGGGGTGCAGACAGAACAACCGCAAAGCACAAAAAGCTCTTTACGAATTGTATTGCGATGCTATGTATACAACTACCTACCGGATTTTGAACCACCGCGACGATGCGCACGATGTTCTGCAGGAAGCGTTCATTGAAGTGTTTAAACATATCAAAAGTTTCAGAGGCGATTCCACTATCGGAGCCTGGATAAAAACCATTGTGGTGCGCAAAGCACTGGCAAAAATTCGACAGACGAAACTAACTGATCGGTTGGATGAAAATGGCTACAACGTTCCGGTTGAATTTCCGGAAGACCTCTCCGGGGAATATCTCGAACAAATTATTCTTTCGCTGCCCGAAGGCTACCGCACGGTATTTTTACTGATAGAAGTGGAAGGATACAGCCACCGCGAGACGGGCGAATTGTTGGGAATTTCGGAGGGCGGATCGAAATCGCAGCTCTCGAGAGCAAAAAAATTATTACGCATCAAAATTGAAAAAATCAACGCCGTATGA
- a CDS encoding T9SS type A sorting domain-containing protein, translating into MKRTITLALSLFVCLFSFAQNTIFSTGFEGPGFDAGWTTGMTTNINQAPYDYPAGLDPWDMWDLTQEPLYVHAGYSAAYIGATLNLENKYDWLMSPQFLVPTNARTSVNYWMWYHSSTPSNWTWLYIMVYDVAEDTWEMGELILHEMNAPFHYIEEYAFDLTPWIGKDVKVAFAKRGTYQFAMDDISFTFIDDGNDLGVGAILSPDNQYGCTLSANEEIKIRIENTGTLDVSTFDLTYIINSAILVTETVNEEIKAGETLEYTFIEKADLSVFGDYTIDVEVIVEDDQDPGNNLRTTHVKSKDAEITVVLLTDFYENETSWEIVDENNTIIATNGALQKTSLHTDHVCVMSTGCYTFTIYDGYGDGISFGPTPGYLNVYYNGELVGGFSQDESNFGVEFKIDSIGNGCSGVNINSPFREIVKAYPNPVSGTLFLENLEEVTSVKIIDMLGREHTLQAEITGNRVSVDFSKFENGLYLVKINSKDTEYDSFLIQKR; encoded by the coding sequence ATGAAACGAACCATTACATTAGCACTAAGCCTTTTTGTTTGCTTATTCAGTTTTGCACAGAACACAATTTTTTCGACAGGATTTGAAGGCCCTGGCTTTGATGCGGGCTGGACTACCGGAATGACAACAAACATAAATCAAGCTCCGTATGATTACCCGGCAGGATTAGACCCATGGGACATGTGGGATTTAACACAGGAACCGCTATATGTACACGCTGGGTATTCTGCTGCTTACATTGGGGCAACACTCAACCTCGAAAACAAATATGACTGGTTGATGTCGCCACAATTTTTAGTGCCAACCAATGCCAGAACAAGCGTTAATTACTGGATGTGGTATCATTCATCAACCCCATCAAATTGGACCTGGTTGTATATTATGGTTTATGATGTAGCGGAAGATACGTGGGAGATGGGTGAATTGATATTGCATGAAATGAATGCACCTTTTCATTATATCGAAGAATATGCTTTTGATTTAACCCCGTGGATAGGAAAAGACGTTAAAGTTGCCTTTGCAAAAAGAGGAACCTACCAATTTGCTATGGATGATATTAGTTTTACTTTCATCGACGATGGGAATGATTTGGGAGTCGGTGCCATTCTTTCCCCTGACAATCAATATGGCTGTACCCTATCTGCAAATGAAGAAATCAAAATAAGAATTGAAAATACCGGGACATTGGACGTTAGTACTTTTGACCTAACCTACATTATAAACAGTGCTATTCTTGTTACTGAAACTGTAAATGAAGAAATTAAAGCTGGAGAAACATTGGAGTATACTTTTATCGAAAAAGCCGATTTGTCAGTATTTGGAGACTACACGATTGATGTTGAAGTGATCGTTGAGGATGATCAAGATCCTGGTAATAATTTACGCACTACCCATGTTAAATCCAAAGATGCAGAAATAACAGTTGTGCTGCTTACCGATTTTTATGAAAATGAAACTTCATGGGAAATTGTAGATGAAAACAATACGATAATTGCAACAAATGGAGCGCTCCAAAAAACAAGTTTACATACGGATCATGTTTGCGTTATGTCCACAGGTTGTTACACATTTACAATTTACGACGGTTACGGCGATGGCATTAGCTTTGGCCCCACTCCCGGATATCTCAACGTTTATTACAATGGAGAATTGGTAGGTGGTTTTAGTCAGGACGAATCAAATTTCGGTGTTGAATTTAAAATCGATTCAATAGGCAATGGTTGTAGCGGTGTAAATATAAATTCTCCCTTTCGCGAAATAGTAAAGGCCTATCCAAATCCTGTAAGCGGCACTTTGTTCTTAGAAAACTTAGAGGAAGTGACCTCCGTTAAAATAATTGATATGCTTGGCAGGGAACATACGCTGCAAGCTGAAATCACTGGAAATAGAGTTTCCGTCGATTTTTCAAAGTTTGAAAACGGGCTATATTTGGTTAAAATAAATTCGAAAGATACCGAATACGATTCCTTCTTAATACAAAAAAGATAA
- a CDS encoding TIGR03790 family protein: MKRQILITLTFVLFAIFAFAQTTTYDDVGVIVNDNSPASLAIGQYFMQARNIPPQNMIHIQTITDEEIDTTEFRNIQYQIKNYILQNQLQDQLHYLVTTKGVPFDIAVDSCSILPPQSWKYCSTVESELTLLFSADSTRIIQQGHVQNPWYKSTAHIEDSDTDLLLVSRLDGNTLADVYALIDRSGPGSYVNKELGQLVFDISYPRDSITASLFINMMQPAIDTLTNRGWNAFLHSDSLVPSELNHVISYIGFIHKLVQEPLNFSWEKGSFAELIVPVPDFTFYDSLNYSDALQLSTMIGEGCTGGATYVHATFASLITNYAVFFDRYTLQQEHPYNLAESYYMATKTLSWMNLLVGDPKTTITTQGGSSVESPAASATFRLYPNPANGFVNIGINNPATTEISVLILDQMGRVCQRHETPLTAGRNDVKIDISQLDAGLYILQIEDQKNHTRHVQKLMVGR, translated from the coding sequence ATGAAACGTCAAATTCTCATTACTTTAACATTTGTGCTGTTTGCAATTTTTGCTTTCGCACAAACCACTACCTACGACGATGTAGGGGTGATCGTGAACGACAACAGCCCGGCATCGCTTGCCATCGGGCAATATTTTATGCAGGCGCGCAACATACCGCCGCAAAACATGATTCACATCCAAACCATCACCGATGAAGAAATCGATACCACCGAATTTCGCAACATCCAGTATCAGATCAAGAATTACATCCTGCAAAATCAGCTTCAGGATCAATTGCATTATCTCGTCACCACCAAGGGCGTTCCTTTTGATATTGCGGTGGATAGTTGCAGTATTCTCCCCCCACAATCATGGAAATATTGCTCTACCGTTGAATCGGAGTTAACGTTGCTTTTCAGCGCAGACAGCACACGCATTATACAACAAGGGCACGTTCAAAATCCCTGGTATAAAAGCACTGCACACATCGAAGATTCTGATACAGACTTGTTGCTGGTTTCGCGGCTCGACGGCAATACGCTTGCTGATGTGTATGCGCTGATCGATCGCAGTGGACCCGGGTCGTACGTGAACAAAGAATTGGGTCAGCTTGTTTTCGACATCAGTTATCCCCGCGACAGCATAACAGCCTCTCTTTTTATTAACATGATGCAACCAGCCATCGACACGCTTACCAATCGGGGTTGGAATGCCTTTTTGCATAGCGATTCTTTGGTGCCATCGGAGCTGAACCATGTGATTAGCTACATAGGATTTATCCACAAACTTGTGCAGGAGCCGCTTAACTTTTCCTGGGAAAAAGGATCGTTTGCCGAATTGATCGTTCCTGTGCCGGATTTTACTTTTTATGACAGCCTCAATTATAGTGATGCTCTGCAATTATCAACGATGATCGGCGAAGGATGTACCGGAGGTGCTACCTATGTCCACGCAACTTTTGCAAGCCTGATAACGAACTACGCGGTTTTCTTCGATCGCTACACGCTGCAACAGGAGCATCCATACAATCTGGCCGAGAGCTATTATATGGCCACTAAAACACTTTCGTGGATGAACCTTCTGGTGGGCGATCCCAAAACTACCATCACCACGCAGGGAGGCAGCTCAGTAGAAAGCCCGGCTGCATCTGCCACATTCCGTCTCTATCCTAATCCGGCAAACGGCTTTGTAAACATTGGCATTAATAATCCCGCAACAACCGAGATTTCAGTTTTAATCCTGGATCAGATGGGTCGGGTATGCCAGCGCCACGAAACGCCGCTCACGGCGGGGCGAAATGATGTGAAAATCGACATCAGCCAACTGGATGCCGGTTTGTATATTTTGCAAATCGAAGATCAAAAAAACCATACCCGACACGTACAAAAACTAATGGTAGGGAGATAA
- a CDS encoding deoxynucleoside kinase, which yields MHIAIAGNIGSGKTTLTALLAKHFQWEPHFESVDNNPYLHSFYDDMMRWSFNLQIYFLNNRFRQIIKIRESGEKVIQDRTIYEDAHIFAPNLHEMNLMSTRDFDNYRSLFDLMASFIQPPDLLIYLRATVPTLVRQIQKRGRDYEESIRLDYLKSLNERYEQWIDSYTAGKKLIVNVDNINFAEKPEDLGVIIDKINAELHGLF from the coding sequence ATGCACATTGCCATAGCCGGAAATATTGGTTCAGGGAAAACCACCCTCACCGCACTGCTTGCCAAACATTTTCAGTGGGAGCCCCATTTTGAGTCAGTCGACAACAACCCCTACCTGCACAGCTTCTACGACGACATGATGCGCTGGTCGTTCAACCTGCAGATCTATTTTTTGAATAACCGTTTCCGGCAGATTATCAAAATCCGCGAAAGCGGTGAGAAAGTTATTCAGGATCGCACCATTTACGAAGACGCCCACATCTTTGCGCCCAACCTGCACGAGATGAACCTGATGTCCACACGCGACTTCGACAATTACAGGTCATTGTTCGATTTGATGGCGAGTTTTATTCAGCCTCCCGATCTGCTGATTTATCTGCGTGCCACCGTGCCCACGCTGGTGCGCCAGATTCAGAAACGTGGCCGCGACTACGAAGAGTCGATCCGGCTCGATTATCTGAAAAGCCTCAACGAACGATACGAGCAATGGATAGATAGCTACACCGCCGGCAAAAAGCTGATCGTAAATGTGGACAACATCAACTTTGCCGAGAAGCCCGAAGACCTGGGCGTAATCATCGACAAAATCAACGCGGAGCTGCACGGGCTGTTTTAG
- a CDS encoding Rieske (2Fe-2S) protein, whose product MSRTTGNRINLSDGVSEPTTRTPQRETRNPEPGTRSRRAFVKNLWPALGAIVSLEFLWMTFSFLSPTKKADVKNISQLRTVGDLKNIPNNSVTPVRSGQFYLVRLNDGGLLALSLKCSHLGCSVSWDESKNRFICPCHASEFAMNGNVINPPAPRALDYFPIIIDQGVVKVDTSKPMKRKEFEKSQETYA is encoded by the coding sequence ATGTCGAGAACAACTGGAAATAGGATTAATTTAAGTGACGGAGTTTCGGAGCCAACAACCCGAACCCCGCAACGCGAAACGCGAAACCCGGAACCCGGAACCCGTTCTCGTCGGGCCTTTGTGAAAAACCTCTGGCCGGCGCTGGGCGCTATCGTTAGTCTTGAATTTTTGTGGATGACTTTTTCGTTTTTATCGCCAACTAAAAAAGCCGATGTAAAAAACATCTCCCAACTAAGAACGGTGGGCGATTTAAAGAACATTCCAAATAATTCTGTTACACCTGTGAGAAGCGGGCAGTTTTATCTGGTTCGGCTCAACGATGGAGGGCTGCTTGCTTTGTCGCTAAAGTGCTCTCACCTGGGCTGTTCGGTTTCGTGGGACGAAAGCAAAAACAGGTTCATTTGCCCTTGTCATGCATCCGAATTTGCCATGAACGGAAACGTCATCAATCCGCCCGCACCCAGGGCGCTGGATTATTTCCCGATAATCATCGATCAGGGCGTAGTGAAAGTGGATACCAGCAAGCCGATGAAAAGAAAGGAATTTGAAAAATCGCAGGAAACTTACGCTTAG
- a CDS encoding four helix bundle protein yields the protein MNSYKDLEIYTLSYDLALQVHKMTMELPKHEMYEQGSQVRRSSKGIKDTIAEGFGRRRYKAEFVRYLVFAHASCDEAISQIEMISDLYYQDKPLTKLLEDYDKLGRMINKFIQYVENNWK from the coding sequence ATGAATTCATATAAAGATCTTGAAATTTACACACTTTCGTATGATTTGGCTTTGCAAGTTCATAAAATGACAATGGAGTTGCCAAAGCACGAAATGTACGAGCAGGGGAGCCAAGTGAGAAGGTCATCAAAAGGAATAAAAGATACGATTGCTGAAGGCTTTGGCCGAAGAAGATATAAAGCGGAGTTTGTCAGGTATTTGGTCTTTGCCCATGCTTCATGCGATGAGGCAATATCACAAATTGAAATGATAAGCGATCTTTATTATCAAGACAAGCCGCTAACAAAACTTTTGGAAGACTATGATAAACTTGGTAGGATGATTAACAAATTTATCCAATATGTCGAGAACAACTGGAAATAG
- a CDS encoding tetratricopeptide repeat protein, protein MQNNTWKFIGLLAAVVIILIFPAQWIKFHYFSGNDKIVSSRPYFVGGENCMECHKIEYDLWVNSHHDLAMKVANDSTVLGDFDDALFVSGTDSSRFFKKDGKFFVHTRGPGGLFGDFQVDYTFGWWPLQQYLIPFENGKYQTLNLTWDSDKNEWYNMTEAVYAGEEILPDDWLYWTNQGQNWNGMCAECHSTHLQKNFDPEALTFNTTWSDINVHCEACHGPGYAHLDWAALPEMSRPEDVNTGLVVSTRDLPTKEYVDLCARCHVRRSALSDFDHFGSHLLDHYIPQLVNEPMYYSDGQILEEDYVYGSFVQSKMFTNDIKCNDCHDAHSLALVKTRNGLCLQCHRAESYDTYQHHFHKIKDNPELQQGNHRKMVYKEGEGALCINCHLDGGYYMGVDYRRDHSFRIPRPDLTISLGVPNACNSCHADETAAWSEKYITEWYGKSRKAHYGETFAAAEDGDNSAITRLIEISTASDDQYPPIVRATAASLLANFADERCFKTIRFLRNDPDPLIRTYVIRAYQPASYDELKETMVPLLNDPIKAVRVEAASQLSILPKEQVDSTFIKGFNEGLKEYEAAMRYTADFATSRHNLGNFYSNTGHIDKAEKNYLAAIAIDKVFYPAKVNLAMIYNRQGKNEAAEKLFREAIAINPADGSLYYSLGLLLAEMQKYKDATIILEQAGELMPERSRIFYNLGLIYQYLGDDDKNESRLLKATELEPNNQDYIYALAEFYARTGRPKK, encoded by the coding sequence ATGCAAAACAACACCTGGAAATTCATCGGCCTTTTGGCAGCAGTGGTCATCATCCTGATCTTTCCGGCGCAATGGATCAAGTTCCATTATTTTTCGGGTAACGATAAGATTGTATCATCGCGGCCCTACTTTGTGGGTGGCGAAAATTGCATGGAGTGCCACAAGATTGAATACGACCTCTGGGTAAATTCGCACCACGATTTAGCAATGAAAGTGGCGAATGATTCAACGGTTCTGGGCGACTTCGATGATGCCCTGTTTGTTTCGGGAACTGATAGCAGCAGGTTTTTCAAAAAGGACGGGAAGTTCTTTGTGCATACCCGTGGGCCGGGTGGCCTTTTCGGCGATTTCCAGGTAGATTATACTTTTGGCTGGTGGCCTTTACAGCAATACCTCATCCCTTTCGAAAACGGGAAATACCAAACCCTGAATCTTACCTGGGACTCGGATAAAAATGAATGGTACAACATGACCGAGGCCGTGTATGCCGGTGAAGAAATACTGCCCGACGACTGGCTTTACTGGACCAACCAGGGACAGAACTGGAACGGCATGTGCGCCGAATGCCACTCGACACACTTGCAGAAGAATTTTGATCCCGAAGCACTTACTTTCAATACCACCTGGTCGGATATTAATGTGCATTGCGAAGCCTGCCACGGCCCCGGCTATGCCCATCTCGACTGGGCGGCACTGCCCGAAATGTCGCGGCCGGAAGATGTCAATACCGGATTGGTGGTTTCGACACGTGATCTTCCAACCAAAGAATATGTCGATCTGTGTGCCCGCTGCCATGTGCGCCGCTCAGCTTTAAGCGATTTCGATCACTTCGGCAGCCATTTGCTCGATCATTATATTCCGCAATTGGTGAACGAACCCATGTATTATTCCGACGGACAAATCCTGGAGGAAGACTATGTGTATGGATCATTTGTCCAGAGCAAAATGTTTACCAACGACATAAAGTGCAACGACTGCCACGATGCCCACAGCCTTGCCCTGGTAAAAACCAGAAACGGCCTTTGCCTGCAATGCCACCGTGCTGAATCTTATGATACTTACCAGCATCATTTTCATAAAATTAAAGATAACCCTGAGTTACAGCAGGGCAACCATCGGAAAATGGTTTACAAAGAGGGCGAGGGCGCTTTGTGTATCAATTGCCATTTGGATGGCGGATATTATATGGGCGTGGATTACCGCCGCGACCACAGCTTCCGCATTCCCCGTCCCGACCTGACCATTAGCCTGGGAGTGCCCAATGCCTGCAACAGTTGCCACGCTGATGAAACTGCCGCATGGTCGGAAAAATACATCACCGAATGGTATGGCAAAAGCAGGAAAGCCCATTACGGCGAAACCTTTGCTGCTGCCGAAGATGGCGACAATTCTGCTATTACAAGACTCATCGAAATATCAACAGCATCTGACGACCAATACCCGCCAATAGTGCGGGCAACGGCAGCATCACTGCTGGCTAACTTTGCTGATGAGCGCTGTTTCAAAACCATCAGGTTTTTACGCAACGATCCTGATCCATTGATCAGGACTTATGTCATCAGGGCATACCAACCTGCTTCTTACGATGAATTAAAGGAAACCATGGTGCCACTTCTTAACGACCCAATTAAGGCTGTGAGGGTTGAAGCCGCCAGCCAACTTAGCATTTTGCCTAAGGAACAAGTTGATTCTACTTTTATAAAAGGATTTAATGAAGGATTAAAGGAATATGAAGCCGCCATGCGCTATACTGCCGATTTTGCCACGAGCCGGCATAATCTTGGTAATTTCTATTCCAATACAGGGCACATCGATAAAGCCGAGAAGAATTACCTCGCAGCCATTGCTATCGACAAAGTTTTTTATCCTGCCAAAGTAAACCTGGCCATGATTTATAACCGGCAAGGCAAAAACGAAGCGGCCGAAAAACTTTTCAGGGAGGCAATTGCTATCAACCCCGCAGACGGCAGCCTCTACTATTCCTTAGGATTGCTTTTGGCTGAAATGCAAAAATATAAAGATGCCACAATAATTTTGGAGCAGGCCGGAGAGCTTATGCCCGAAAGGTCGCGTATTTTTTATAACCTGGGATTAATCTATCAATATCTTGGTGATGATGATAAAAACGAAAGCCGCTTATTAAAAGCTACTGAACTGGAACCCAACAACCAGGATTATATCTACGCACTTGCAGAGTTTTATGCCAGGACGGGAAGGCCGAAAAAGTGA